The DNA region CTGGCGATTCCATGCTTCGTCATTGCCGGCACGCTCATGGAGCACGGCAACATCACCAGCCAGATAGTCGGGGTGGTGAAACAGCTCGTTGGCCGAATGCACGGCGGTCTGGGTATCACGACCATTCTGGCGTGCACCTTCTTCGCCGCCATCTCGGGCTCCGGGCCGGGCACCGTGGCCGCTGTGGGCACCATTCTCGTACCGGCCATGCTGCGCAGTGGCTACAGCAAGGAATACGCCGCGGCCACGTCCTCGTCGGGCGGCACCATCGGCCTGCTCATTCCGCCCAGCAACCCCATGATCATCTACGCGATCCTGGGCAACGTTTCGGTCACGGCCATGTTCACGGCCGGCTTCATCCCCGGCTTCGTGGTCGGCGTCAGCATGTGCACCACGGCCTGGTTCGTAGCGCGCAAGAAGGGCTTCGGCGCCGATCCGGATACGCCGCCGTTCAACCTGACGATGTTCCTCAAGAGTTGCTGGAGCAGCTTCTTCTCCCTGGCCACGCCTTTCGTCATCCTGGGCTCGATCTACACCGGGCTGTGCACGCCGGTTGAGGCTGCTGTCCTGGCAATCGGCTACGCTCTGTTCGTCGGCTTCTTGGTCAATCGTTCGTTGAACCTGAAAAAGGTCTACTGGTCTCTTCTGGAAGGCGCGCAGATCTGCGGCGCTGTGCTGCTCATCGTGGGCACCTCCACCCTGTTCGGCAAGATCCTGACCTTCGAGGAAGCACCGCAGCGCCTGGCCGAGGCCGTGCTCAACATCTCCAACGACCCGAACATGGTGATGCTGATGATCATCGGCGTGCTCATCGTGCTCGGCATGTTCATGGAAACCCTTTCCACCATCATCATCCTTGTGCCGGTGCTCATGCCCATGCTGAACATGCTGGGCATCGATCCCATCCACTTCGGCGTGATTCTGGTTGTGACCAACGAGATGGCGCTGCTTACTCCGCCTCTCGGTGTAAACCTCTTCGTGGCCTCACGCATCGCCAATGTCTCTGTTGAGCGAATATCCGTGGGCGTCCTGCCGTATCTGGCGACGTTGATACTCTGCATTCTGCTCTTCACTTTCGTACCGGATATCGTCACCTGGCTCCCCCGCGTGACGGGATACGGGAACTAAAAACTGAAACGCAATCCTGCGTAAACCATATACATGTGAGTGATGCAATGAGCCTAACAGAAACAATGTTGTCCCGAACTGCATGTGCAGTAAACGGTGAATGGATTCAGGCCGATTCCGGCAAAACCATTGACGTCCGCAACCCTGCAAACGGCGACGTTATCGGCAGTGTGCCCCTTTGCGGCAAGGAAGAGACCGCCCGCGCCATCGCCGCTGCCGAAGCGGCCTGGCCCGCATGGCGCGCCATGACCGCCATGGAACGTGGCGACATCATCATGCGCCTCCATAACCTCATGATCGAGGAGCGCGAGGAACTGGCCCGTCTGATGACTCTGGAACAGGGCAAGCCCCTGGCCGAAGCCCGCGGCGAAATCGGCTTCGGTTGCAGCTTCCTGCGCTGGTTCGCCGAGGAAGGCCGCCGTGCCTACGGCAGCGTCATCCCCGCCCCCTGGCGCAACAAGAAGATGATCGTGACCCGGGAGCCCGTTGGCGTTGTCGGCATCATTACGCCCTGGAACTTCCCCACGGCCATGATCTGCCGGAAGATCGGTCCGGCCCTGGCCGTTGGCTGCCCGGTAGTCATCAAGCCTGCCAGCCAGACCCCCTTCTCCGCCCTGGCCGTTGCCGAGCTCGCCAAGCGCGCCGGCGTGCCCGACGGAGTGATCAACGTAATCACCGGCTCCTCCAAGGAGATCGGCGGCGAGATCACCAGCAACCCCACGGTGCGCAAGGTCAGCTTCACCGGCTCCACCACCGTCGGCAAGATGCTCCTGGAGCAATGCGCCAGCACGGTGAAGAAGATGTCTCTGGAGCTGGGCGGCAACGCTCCGTTCCTGGTCTTTGACGATGCGGACCTCGATCTGGCCATTCCCGGCGCCATGAACAGCAAGTACCGCAACACGGGCCAGACATGCATTTGCACCAACCGCTTCCTGGTGCAGGACGGCATCTACGAGGAGTTCCTGGAACGCCTGGGCAAGGCCGTCAACGACCTCAAGGTGGGTAACGGCATGGAAGACGGCGTCACCCAGGGCCCGCTGATCGACGAAAGCGCCGTCATCCGCATGGAAGAGCAGGTAGCGGACGCCAAGAAGCAAGGCGGCCGCATCGTGATGGGCGGCAAGCGCCACGCCCTCGGCGGCACCTACTACGAGCCCACCATCATCGCCGACGCCACGGAAGAGATGCTTTTCGCCAAGGAAGAGACCTTCGGCCCGGTTGCTCCGGTCTTCCGCTTCCAGACCGAAGAGCAGGCCGTCAAGCTGGCCAACAGCACCGAGTTCGGCCTGGCCGGATACGTCTACACCCAGGACCTGGGCCGCGCTTTCCGCGTTTCCGAGGCGCTGGAGTACGGCCTGGTCGGCGTGAACGAGAGCCTCATCTCCACCTGCGAAGCGCCCTTCGGCGGCGTCAAGGAAAGCGGTTTTGGTCGCGAAGGCTCGCAGTACGGCCTCGATGACTACACCGTGCTCAAGTACACCTGCATGGCCGGGCTGGGTGCATAGCTGGGCCCCAGCAACAAAAACCATTAACGTAGACGCATAGCTGCCAGAAAACTTGGAGATTGTTCCGATGCCGTCCGGATACACAGAAACAATGCTGCACGGGGACCTAGCCACACGCCGGATCGATGTGGATGAGGCCACCGGGCAATGGTCCCGCACCTGTGTGGGGGGCTCCGTCTTTGCCCCCTCCCCTCTGCGCAGGGTGCCGGCCCAGAATGTGAATTCGCTCGAATCCGACAATATCCTTAAACTGGCGGCAAGCGTCATCAGCGGCGCCCCCGTCTCAGGGGCCAACCGCATTATTGCTGCATCCAAGTCGCCGCATATCGACCGCTTCGGCGAGTCCGAAACCGGCGGCTGCGTCGGTCCTGAGCTCAAGTCCACCGGCTTCGACGCTATGGCTGAGAAGCCGGTGGGCCTGAGCATCATCAACGGCGTCTTTGGTCAGCACGAGGAGCTGAACTGGATGGACTGCGCCCGAAGCTCCAGCGGCGCGGGCTATGCGGAACAGCCCCTGAACAGGCAATTTTTTGGGCCAGGGCAATGATGTCTGGGCCTGCAAATTTCGTAGGCGCGCCGGGCTTGGTCCCGGATTGCTGCCACGACCGCCGGATGCGCTGTGTAGCAACCGGCAACACAAGACAGGAACTGCGGGTTGTCTGCGGTTCTCAATAGTCACCCCAACTACGTAAGGAGACCAACATGGCTATCGATTTTTTGGTGCATGAAGCCGCAGACGGCGTGGGCGTCGTCGTGGTGGAAGGGCTCAAAGCCAATCAAGAAATCAGCGGCTGGGTTATGAAGGAAGACCAGACGATTACGGTCAAAATCCTCAACGACATTCCGATCGGTCACAAAGTGGCGCTGAAAGACTTCAACGTCGGCGACACCGTGATCAAATACAACACTGATATCGGCAAAGTCGTGGCGCCCATCAAGAAAGGCGAGCACCTCCACGTCCACAACGTCAAAACCAAAAGGTGGTAAACAATGGAAACCAAGTTTTTAGGATACCGTCGTGAGAACGGCCGTGTCGGGGTGCGCAACCACGTAGTCATTCTGCCCCTGGACGACCTGTCCAACGCAGCCTCCGAGGCCGTCGCCAACAACGTCAAGGGCACCCTGGCCCTGCCCCACGCCTACGGCCGCCTGCAGTTCGGCGAGGACCTGGAGCTCTACTTCCGCACCGTCATCGGCATGGGCTGCAACCCCAACGTTGCCGCTGTCATCGTCATCGGCATCGAGCCCCAGTGGACCAACCGCATCGTTGAGGGCATCGCCAAGACCGGCAAGCCCGTTGCCGGCTTCTCCATCGAGCAGAACGGCGACTTCAACACCATCTGCGCCGCTTCCAAGAAGGCCAAGGAGTTCATGCACTTCGCCAGCGAGCAGCAGCGTGTCGAGTGCGATGTGAAGGAACTCTGGATCTCCACCAAATGCGGTGAGTCCGACACCACCTCCGGCATCGCCACCAACCCCACCGTTGGTAACGCCTATGACAAGCTCTACCCGCTGGGCAACACCCTGCTCTTCGGTGAGACCACCGAGCTCACCGGCGGCGAGCACCTGGTAGCCGAGCGTTGCGTCAACGACGAAGTGCGCGAGAAGTTCCAGTTCTTCTTCGATCGCTACGCCAAGGTTGTCGACGACCACAAGACCAGCGACCTTTCCGACTCCCAGCCCACCAAGGGCAACATCGAGGGTGGCCTGACCACCATCGAGGAAAAGGCCCTGGGCAACATCCAGAAGATCGGCCACAAGGCCCCTGTCGTTGGCTGCCTGGATAAGGCCGAGGCTCCTACCGGTCCTGGCCTGTGGTTCATGGACTCCTCCTCCGCCGCTGCAGAGATGGTCACCCTGGCCGCCGCTGCCGGCTTTGTCATTCATTTCTTCCCCACGGGTCAGGGCAACATCATCGGCAACCCGATCCTGCCCGTGGTCAAGCTTTGCTCCAACCCGCGCACCCTGCGCACCATGAGCGAGCACTTCGACGTGGACGTTTCCGGCCTGCTGCGCCGTGAGATGACCCCGGACGAAGCCGGCGATTCTCTGCTGGAGATGATGCTCCGCACTGCCAATGGCCGCCTCACCTCTGCCGAGGTTATGGGCCA from Oceanidesulfovibrio marinus includes:
- a CDS encoding TRAP transporter large permease, coding for MELSVMTMVLISLGALFILGMPVFMSLAVASIVALSYGGYLPMSVVHNSIFDGLNIFPLLAIPCFVIAGTLMEHGNITSQIVGVVKQLVGRMHGGLGITTILACTFFAAISGSGPGTVAAVGTILVPAMLRSGYSKEYAAATSSSGGTIGLLIPPSNPMIIYAILGNVSVTAMFTAGFIPGFVVGVSMCTTAWFVARKKGFGADPDTPPFNLTMFLKSCWSSFFSLATPFVILGSIYTGLCTPVEAAVLAIGYALFVGFLVNRSLNLKKVYWSLLEGAQICGAVLLIVGTSTLFGKILTFEEAPQRLAEAVLNISNDPNMVMLMIIGVLIVLGMFMETLSTIIILVPVLMPMLNMLGIDPIHFGVILVVTNEMALLTPPLGVNLFVASRIANVSVERISVGVLPYLATLILCILLFTFVPDIVTWLPRVTGYGN
- a CDS encoding aldehyde ferredoxin oxidoreductase N-terminal domain-containing protein codes for the protein MLHGDLATRRIDVDEATGQWSRTCVGGSVFAPSPLRRVPAQNVNSLESDNILKLAASVISGAPVSGANRIIAASKSPHIDRFGESETGGCVGPELKSTGFDAMAEKPVGLSIINGVFGQHEELNWMDCARSSSGAGYAEQPLNRQFFGPGQ
- a CDS encoding UxaA family hydrolase; its protein translation is MAIDFLVHEAADGVGVVVVEGLKANQEISGWVMKEDQTITVKILNDIPIGHKVALKDFNVGDTVIKYNTDIGKVVAPIKKGEHLHVHNVKTKRW
- a CDS encoding UxaA family hydrolase, whose protein sequence is METKFLGYRRENGRVGVRNHVVILPLDDLSNAASEAVANNVKGTLALPHAYGRLQFGEDLELYFRTVIGMGCNPNVAAVIVIGIEPQWTNRIVEGIAKTGKPVAGFSIEQNGDFNTICAASKKAKEFMHFASEQQRVECDVKELWISTKCGESDTTSGIATNPTVGNAYDKLYPLGNTLLFGETTELTGGEHLVAERCVNDEVREKFQFFFDRYAKVVDDHKTSDLSDSQPTKGNIEGGLTTIEEKALGNIQKIGHKAPVVGCLDKAEAPTGPGLWFMDSSSAAAEMVTLAAAAGFVIHFFPTGQGNIIGNPILPVVKLCSNPRTLRTMSEHFDVDVSGLLRREMTPDEAGDSLLEMMLRTANGRLTSAEVMGHREFIITRLYESA
- a CDS encoding NAD-dependent succinate-semialdehyde dehydrogenase, which encodes MLSRTACAVNGEWIQADSGKTIDVRNPANGDVIGSVPLCGKEETARAIAAAEAAWPAWRAMTAMERGDIIMRLHNLMIEEREELARLMTLEQGKPLAEARGEIGFGCSFLRWFAEEGRRAYGSVIPAPWRNKKMIVTREPVGVVGIITPWNFPTAMICRKIGPALAVGCPVVIKPASQTPFSALAVAELAKRAGVPDGVINVITGSSKEIGGEITSNPTVRKVSFTGSTTVGKMLLEQCASTVKKMSLELGGNAPFLVFDDADLDLAIPGAMNSKYRNTGQTCICTNRFLVQDGIYEEFLERLGKAVNDLKVGNGMEDGVTQGPLIDESAVIRMEEQVADAKKQGGRIVMGGKRHALGGTYYEPTIIADATEEMLFAKEETFGPVAPVFRFQTEEQAVKLANSTEFGLAGYVYTQDLGRAFRVSEALEYGLVGVNESLISTCEAPFGGVKESGFGREGSQYGLDDYTVLKYTCMAGLGA